The genome window CACGCCGCGCCCGACCGCCGACGTGCGCGAGCGTGTGCTGGCGGCCACCGGCTTCGACGACGCATGCCCGGTGATGGGCGAATCGTTCATCCAGTGGGTGATCGAGGACCGCTTCGCGGCCGGCCGGCCGAAGTGGGAAGTGGCCGGCGCCGAACTCGTCGACGACGTGCACCCGTACGAGGAAGCGAAGATCCGCATCCTCAACGCGACGCACAGCTGCATCGCGTGGGCCGGCACGCTCGCGGGCCATACGTATATCCACGAAGGCACGCATGACGCGGCGATCCGCCGCTTCGCGCACGACTACGTGACGCAGGACGTGATCCCCTGCCTCACGCCGAGCCCGCTCGATCTCGCGCGCTACCGCGACGTCGTGCTCGAACGCTTCGGCAACCCGTACGTGCTCGACACGAACCAGCGCGTCGCGGCCGACGGCTTCTCGAAGATTCCCGGCTTCATCGCGCCGACGCTCGTCGAATCGTTCGCACGCGGCGCGGCGCCGGTCGCCACCGCCGTGCTGCCCGCGCTGTTCCTGCGCTTTCTCGAGCGCTGGGCGCGCGGCGCGCTGCCGTACGCGTACCAGGACGGCGTGATGGACGAAAGCGCCGCGCGCGCGATCGTCCAGGCCGACGACCCGGTCGTCGCGCTGTGCGCGAACCGGCAGCTGTGGGGCTCGCTCGCCGGCAACGCCGCACTGTTCGAGGCCTTGCGCGGCGGACTCTCGCGTGTCGACACATGGCTCGCGGCACGCTGACGTGCATCCGGGCGAACCTGCCTTGGCACGGGCGCGGCCGCGCGGCTAAAGTAGCGACTCCCCACTGACGGAACGGATCGCTCATGTATCTCGGCATCGACCTCGGCACCTCGGAAGTGAAGGTGCTGCTGCTCGCCCCGGACGGCACGGTCGTCGGCACCGCCGGCTCGCCGTTCACCGTGTCGCGGCCGCATCCGCGCTGGGCCGAACAGCATCCGGACGACTGGTGGCAAGGCACGCTCGCCGCGCTCGCGGCGTTGCGCGAACGGCACCGCGACGCGTTCGCGGCCGTGCGCGGCATCGGCCTGTCGGGCCAGATGCACGGCGCCGTGCTGCTCGGCCGCGACGATCGCGTGCTGCGCCCCGCGATCCTGTGGAACGACATGCGCAGCGCCGACGAATGCGCGCTGCTCACCGAACGCGCGCCCGATCTCCACGCACTGGCAGGCAACCTCGCGATGCCGGGCTTCACCGCGCCGAAACTGCTGTGGGT of Burkholderia sp. HI2500 contains these proteins:
- the dalD gene encoding D-arabinitol 4-dehydrogenase → MSASPSARTPVLLHIGAGSFHRAHQAWYLHRVNAAVPAEERWSLTVGNIRDDMHATMDALAAQHGAYTLETVTPQGERAYETIRAITRVLPWSIDLAALIDAGADPACRIVSFTVTEGGYYLDEHNRLDLANADLAADLQGARTTLYGALAALLAERVKRGAGPLTLQSCDNLRNNGARFRAGMREFLERRGQADLLAWFDTNVATPSAMVDRITPRPTADVRERVLAATGFDDACPVMGESFIQWVIEDRFAAGRPKWEVAGAELVDDVHPYEEAKIRILNATHSCIAWAGTLAGHTYIHEGTHDAAIRRFAHDYVTQDVIPCLTPSPLDLARYRDVVLERFGNPYVLDTNQRVAADGFSKIPGFIAPTLVESFARGAAPVATAVLPALFLRFLERWARGALPYAYQDGVMDESAARAIVQADDPVVALCANRQLWGSLAGNAALFEALRGGLSRVDTWLAAR